A single Kwoniella bestiolae CBS 10118 chromosome 8, complete sequence DNA region contains:
- a CDS encoding mitochondrial 54S ribosomal protein mL57, giving the protein MAFASSSTSSVMRSTRQLVAPSLSGRNLPRSRRNILHVTRPYSAAATLAESPNPSYQQPPSSSSSSSFPPQSQSSYSRPSRYERPTPRSLTPLEAQSFLTTLLSLPSDRQFSPDLSLQILTHKSYRYSHSIRHLNSQESSSIGNEPHNSRLSFLGRRAFQTYLSMFIHDSFLPSSTTTPLRLDASDFLKGKSLEERLDGLRDTRNLGRVVAPHWNVGEVVRWDRNETSRESGDAKIQGMAVESILGAIFTEFGSPAAQRAFHLHILPHFIPQLRDPRLIERVLDQREQIEKVGKGILRV; this is encoded by the exons ATGGCATTTGCGTCGTCCTCAACTTCATCGGTCATGCGATCGACCAGGCAGCTGGTCGCTCCATCGCTATCGGGTCGAAATTTACCCCGTAGTAGGAGGAATATATTGCATG TCACTCGACCATactcagcagcagccaccCTAGCAGAATCCCCCAACCCATCCTACCAACAACCtccatcgtcctcttcctcatcctcgttccCCCCACAATCGCAATCATCATACTCCAGACCATCACGATACGAGCGCCCCACCCCCCGATCACTTACTCCACTCGAAGCTCAATCATTCTTAACCACTCTCCTATCCTTACCGTCTGACCGACAATTCTCTCCCGACCTATCCCTTCAGATCCTGACCCACAAATCATATCGCTATTCCCATTCCATACGTCACTTAAACTCTCAGGAGAGCTCTTCGATAGGGAACGAACCGCATAATTCCAGATTATCGTTCCTCGGTCGAAGGGCTTTCCAAACTTACTTGTCGATGTTCATACATGATTCGTTCCTCCCTTCAAGTACGACCACACCGCTTAGGCTGGACGCATCGGATTTCTTAAAAGGGAAGAGCctggaggagaggttggatgggcTGAGGGATACGAGGAATTTGGGGAGGGTCGTGGCGCCGCATTGGAATGTTGGGGAGGTGGTTAGGTGGGATaggaatgag ACGTCCCGCGAATCAGGCGATGCCAAAATCCAAGGGATGGCCGTCGAGTCCATCCTAGGCGCAATCTTCACGGAATTCGGCTCACCAGCCGCACAGAGAGCATTCCACCTGCACATCTTACCGCATTTCATACCGCAGCTTAGGGATCCGAGGTTGATCGAGAGGGTGTTGGATCAGAGGGAACAGATTGAGAAGGTTGGGAAAGGGATATTGAGGGTGTAG
- a CDS encoding ubiquinol-cytochrome c reductase, iron-sulfur subunit, protein MAAVSRINLLPTSRTLASGVPFAPRINNSVPVGLSGNHGHGHGAAGARSDVPQAFAFRVGARGHVGKTNALPTSSSFQQRHFSSTPLRSVAHPMAGATGIPRASATGVPDFSPYKAKSAPLNRTVSYFMVGGLGVLGASGIKSTVSDILSNMAASADVLALAKIEVEMGAIPEGKNLIVKWRGKPVFIRHRTSDEIDEANQVDVKSLRDPEKDDDRVQRPEWLVMLGVCTHLGCVPIGEAGDYGGWFCPCHGSHYDISGRIRRGPAPLNLEVPEYSFNDDEEKIVIG, encoded by the exons ATGGCTGCAGTAAGCAGAATAAACCTCCTCCCCACAAGCAGGACACTCGCCTCGGGTGTACCATTCGCTCCTAGGATCAACAACTCCGTTCCAGTTGGACTTTCAGGAAACCACGGTCATGGACATGGTGCCGCTGGGGCTAGATCGGATGTACCTCAGGCTTTCGCTTTTAGAGTTGGTGCGAGGGGACATGTAGGAAAGACCAATG CcctcccaacctcctcatccttccaaCAACGAcacttctcctccaccccactCCGATCCGTCGCCCACCCAATGGCAGGAGCGACAGGTATCCCCCGAGCGTCCGCCACTGGCGTACCCGACTTCTCACCTTACAAAGCCAAGAGCGCACCATTGAACAGAACAGTCTCGTACTTTATGGTCGGCGGGTTGGGTGTGCTCGGAGCATCAGGTATCAAATCTACCGTTTCGGACATCTTGAGTAATATGGCTGCGTCTGCCGATGTCTTGGCGTTGGCGAAGATTGAAGTTGAGATGGGGGCTATtccagagg GTAAAAACCTTATCGTCAAATGGAGAGGAAAGCCAGTGTTCATCCGACACCGAACCTCTGACGAGATCGACGAAGCCAACCAAGTCGATGTCAAATCTTTGAGAGATCCCGAGAAGGATGACGACCGAGTACAACGACCTGAGTG GCTCGTCATGTTGGGTGTCTGCACGCATCTGGGTTGTGTCCCCATCGGTGAAGCAGGTGATTACGGAGGATGGTTCTGCCCATGTCACGGTTCCCACTACGATATCTCTGGTCGAATCAGACGTGGTCCCGCTCCTTTGAACCTTGAGGTCCCCGAATACTCTTTCaacgacgatgaggagaagatcgtcATTGGTTAA